From a single Sorghum bicolor cultivar BTx623 chromosome 5, Sorghum_bicolor_NCBIv3, whole genome shotgun sequence genomic region:
- the LOC8083063 gene encoding uncharacterized protein OsI_030282, which translates to MAGRKILLLLLLCAMDRVAVVVLAVAGQQGADPRALPAEWATAIKYKATMDVKTRQAFDGVVAAAPAEKRSEAVEAVLQQQLNMDVSLGKATASGDENNFVSVAGAYEKAADAVIAASPANKLGTMAFAFNGVVAPDPGRCTAAAAADKPFCETYAKTEKAFAGVIATGDSPRTRLGFTDVVLKQRLATDAAINKAYAEGDKDKIAKILAAYAQAADAVAAAAPPEKLRVMEQTFSAVAAAAHQPAAAAKA; encoded by the coding sequence ATGGCGGGCAGgaagatcctcctcctcctcctacttTGTGCCATGGATAGGGTAGCAGTGGTAGTGCTCGCCGTCGCAGGGCAGCAAGGCGCCGATCCGCGGGCACTGCCGGCGGAGTGGGCGACGGCGATAAAGTACAAGGCCACCATGGACGTGAAGACGCGCCAGGCTTTCGACGGCGTGGTGGCTGCCGCTCCGGCGGAGAAGCGTTCGGAGGCCGTGGAAGCCGtgctgcagcagcagctcaACATGGACGTCTCCCTGGGCAAGGCCACGGCGTCCGGCGACGAGAACAACTTCGTGAGCGTGGCCGGCGCGTACGAGAAGGCGGCCGACGCCGTCATCGCGGCGTCGCCGGCGAACAAGCTGGGCACGATGGCGTTCGCGTTCAACGGCGTGGTGGCGCCGGACCCGGGCAGgtgcaccgccgccgccgccgccgacaagCCCTTCTGCGAGACGTACGCCAAGACGGAGAAGGCCTTCGCCGGGGTCATCGCCACGGGGGACTCGCCGCGGACGAGGCTGGGGTTCACGGACGTGGTGCTCAAGCAGAGGCTCGCCACCGACGCCGCCATCAACAAGGCGTACGCCGAGGGGGACAAGGACAAGATCGCCAAAATCCTTGCTGCCTACGCGCAGGCCGCCGACGCGGTCGCTGCCGCCGCGCCTCCTGAAAAGCTCAGAGTCATGGAGCAGACCTTCTCGGCGGTGGCCGCCGCCGCTCATCAGCCTGCAGCTGCTGCAAAAGCTTAA